AGGGCAGGAGCTCGTCGCGATAGACGGGAAACCGGTTTCCAGTCGACGCGATGTTGAGCTGGCGTTGTTGAGCCGAATCGGAGAAACCGGCGAGATAACCTTCGTGGTGAAATACCCCGATTCTGATCTTGAATACGAATCACGCGCAGGTATCAATGCCTGGCTTAAGGATGCGGTGGCGCCGGATTTGCTGAAAGGCGTGGGTATCAGGTTTTACGAGCCGGAAATATCGCTTGAGGTGGGTGCGGTTGAGCCCGACTCTGCCGCTGAGCGCGCAGGTTTTCAGGCTGGCGATAAGATTGTCGAAGCTGATGGCAAAGTCATTAAGGATGGGCGTGATTGGATAGATTATGTCCGAGCTCGGCCTGCATCTGAAATTCGCGTGGTGGTCGCTCGCGATGCGGAAAATGGTACAGCTCAGGAGGAAGAGCTCTTTTTGGTACCTGAAAAGCGAAAAGACAACGCAGGAAAAGAGTTTGGTTTCGCTGGCGTATCTCTGCCTCAGGTCGAATCGTGGCCTGAAGATATGATTCGGCGTGAGCAATACGGCTTGTTCGACAGTTTCCACAAGGCGGCCACGGAAACCGTGGATGTAGTTAGCACGGTGCTGGTGTCAGTGAAAAAGCTCGTACTGGGGCAAATTTCTACGAAAAACTTGAGTGGTCCTATTGGCATTGCTAAAGTTGCCGGCGATTCCGCCAAGGCCGGAATTTGGGCCTTTATAAATTTCCTTGCCTACATCAGCGTACTTCTCGGAGTTTTTAATTTGCTGCCGATTCCAGTACTGGACGGCGGACATATTGTTTATGGCCTTATTGAATGGGTAAAAGGCAGCCCGGTTTCAGAGCGAATGCAGTTGTGGGGGTATCAAAT
The DNA window shown above is from Alteromonadaceae bacterium 2753L.S.0a.02 and carries:
- a CDS encoding regulator of sigma E protease, with amino-acid sequence MQALTTVFYFLIALTILVAIHEYGHFYVARRCGVRVLRFSIGFGTRLFRWRDRHGTEFALSAVPLGGYVKMLDEREGEVAERDLPYAFTQKSPLQRIAIALAGPAANLILALVLYWLFFLVRGGISLSPVIGDVEPNTIASAAGLEVGQELVAIDGKPVSSRRDVELALLSRIGETGEITFVVKYPDSDLEYESRAGINAWLKDAVAPDLLKGVGIRFYEPEISLEVGAVEPDSAAERAGFQAGDKIVEADGKVIKDGRDWIDYVRARPASEIRVVVARDAENGTAQEEELFLVPEKRKDNAGKEFGFAGVSLPQVESWPEDMIRREQYGLFDSFHKAATETVDVVSTVLVSVKKLVLGQISTKNLSGPIGIAKVAGDSAKAGIWAFINFLAYISVLLGVFNLLPIPVLDGGHIVYGLIEWVKGSPVSERMQLWGYQIGLALILGLMAVAFYHDIMRL